The genome window atgtatacaaaaccccacataccggctgtaatgaagactacatagacttaatccctgtaattataactttgaaaacaaacatgattttgaaagcaagtttggtataaagagaatgactcacattgcagatttatgcgggcagagtttaatctactgattagcctgtttaacctaatttaaataacaatgcacacgaactgggttaggaactaatacagcatttacgacaattcacgagattaaaccctcacaacaaatgacaaagtgcgatacttaaacatctaTCGAATTAacgatgaatgacaaagtataaacccaatttgagcagcacttaaacattcgttggatagtttcaatcgatcggacgttgaatcgtaatagcgttcgagttaatacccggtattgtAGCAGCACCTCCCTATTATGAAATTATAGCTTTAACAGTGAGAACTCATTTATAATTGAAAGTGTTTCGACAACAGAATGAAAGCTCCTGagctaggctatttatagcctgaatttgggttttacgcggcccgcgtaaacccttagttaaatcttacgcggcccgcgtggccgccTAGTCTACGTATAGGCTGCATGGGTCATGGGTTAGGGTTGACAAATGGGTTATACGTGGCCCGGATGTTTATCCGGATGAATttcaagttgacgcggcccgcgtaaggacaTGCTTaatctttacgcggcccgcctgaagacCAATTTTCTAGATTTCTTGGTTTTTTTATAtggattagggtttcaggggtccgagTTTATATTTACGGGTtatttagggacatttttgaaggtccttacagaTGACGACGTCGATCTTTTCGAGGGTCCCCCTGAGGACGCCGATGAGGGCGGGGCCCCGATTGCGGATGATGTCGCTCTTCCGTTGGTTGAGAGTCCTGATATGGAGCTCATTCTGATTCGTcagtcccagactcttttgagtcgGTAGCTTCCTCTATTCCACCGTTGGGATTTGGTTTCTTCCCTCGTATTGTCGATGATGAGGATATAGAGATGGAGGACGAGTTGGTCCTCGAGGAGCAGCCTGCTGAGGCTCTGTTCTCCCGGATGATCAGTTGtccaaagccagggtgtgacacgtaCAAAGGTGGGTCTTCGTACACGTGCTGCTTCCgttgtccaaaatcgagtgtCTTCGCGTCGTCTTCGGAaaatcgagtgttcatccctCCAACTTTAAGCTATTGATTGAGCTTAGAGTCAGAGAGGTCTTTGATTGCGTCACGTATGGAAATTGGGCTGTGTTGTGTAAAACCAgaaccttcgtacgaaggcagtgcCTTCGTACAAAGCTGGCGTCGCACAGAACAGTCCAGTTCACAACCGTGGCTGTTTTTGGCATTCGGTGCTGTGTTTTCGCCTGAATCGGATGTGTTTCCGAGTCCAATTCGAGCTGGTTTCAACATTACCTCGTTCCACTGTTTAGTGAATGAGATACTTGTCGTTTTAGGTCCGGTTTGGTGTAAAAATAAAGTATAAACATGTTCTGAAAGTTTCATCTTAAGTTCTAACACTTGGTGAGTGCGAAATCAACTTATTTCTAACTTGGGAAGCCGTGGATAGTCCCAATGCACTAGGTTAAGTGTAAAACCGTTGTAGATGAAGAAgatttgatgaaaaagatgaagggtCCCGGCAAAAAGCAGGAATTTATAAAGAAAAGAAGAAGTTAAGTGAAAAATTGATTGTTTTTATGTAAAACCAAAAGATTTTAGATGAGAGCGTAGTGATTCTTGTGAAAATCGAAGTGAAAAACGTTGTATAATTGAAGAAAACTGTTAAATCTTACTTGAAAATGGTCAGACAACAATTTGGCAGAGTTTCGGCTTAGAATCAGCAAGTGAGATATGAATGAGGAGGGCTTGGGTATTTATAAAGGGAGTGGGTTCGCACAGAAGAGCCTGGTTCAAACAGGCTGCCTTCGTACGAAGTTGCCTAGCTTCGAACTAAGGTGCTGTTTTGTGCAACCTTTTCCTCATTTCGCGTGTGATGCTCGTTTAATGCGTTTTGTTGCCTTAGGTAGTATTGGTACATTTAATATTCTAGTATAATACCGAGTTTCGAGTTGCTTTGCGTTTTAGAGTGATAAATTGAGTTGTGCGAGTAGCGTTGAGTTTGCGTTGTGATAGGATTTACGAGTAATAATACACATAATAAGCACACACAAGTAAGACACATAAGAATACACACATAACATTACTACTACTGATAACAGCGTTTGCGATTGTAAAGCGTATTAGTCGTGATAAGTGTATGCGGAGGTGTATGATAACCATACAAACACACTCGGCAATTTAAATAGCATAATTCTCTGTAATTCGTGTTGCGTAAGCGTTGCGAATATCGTTTATACGTGTAGCGGTGCGGTGTGATGAAAAAGTATTTAGTATAATATAACCCATTGTTTATATCGAATCCCGGGATTCAAGTAGGTTACAATTGGAGCGAAAGCAAAAAGATAACGATCCGAAAAGTcaggttgttacagcctcccctactttaggaaatttcatcccgaaattaagGAACAGGCGTAACAAAGAGTTGCGGATATTTAGCCTTCATATcacttttgagttcccaagtgaactcggcaccacgtttgccttcccagcgaaccttcataTGGGAATGCGTGTGCGTCGAAGTTTCTTGgtctctcgatccatgatttcCATGGGCTTTTCCACAAAGTGCAGGGTCTCATTTACTTGTAAGTCTTCGAGAGGCACGTGAAGATTTTCTtcagctaaacacttcttgatgtttgagacgtggaaagtcggatgCACGTTGCTGAGTTCCATCGGTAATTCGAGtcggtaggccactttgccaattctttcgagaatcttaaagggtcccaCGTATGTTATTTTTTTCTAACAAACATATTATGTTATCTATATTTTCTTTGTACTAATTTACGagctttttattttataattactTACTATCATTTACTCAACATCTCGTTATAGCGTAGGCTGCAGCCACTGCTAAAAATACAGAACTTTGTTCAACTCACCCAATTCGTCTTGGCCTTGCTCTCAATTTCTCAATGTTTGCTCTCAATTTCTCAATGTTTTACTATGAAACTATGAATTCATTCTAGAggtgtttttcatttttttaatatacGTTATCATTCTTTGTTGATAAAAATGTACATGAGTTTGAATGTAAACTAATTTACAGGGCCTGCCATTTGGCTAAACATGCTTTTGATGAGGCAAAAAAATTGATCTAGACCCCTTAAGTGAAGAGTTGGAAGGACATCATTTTGATCGTGTTGAATAACAATGCTCTTTTAAAGATATTAACAACGATTTGATTAtagtatatttatttataaataattttaaaattgtgttaattaaaaaaaattataacaaaaTTTTTAGTTACAAAATAGTACATTAATATTCAACGAGTTGAAAAAAATTAAACTCTCAAGTTAATTAAATGTATTAAATATCTAATATTTTGATTAGTAAGAACATGAACCATATTAAGCTGAACCTCTTTTTTACCAACCTAGCTTAACAATTAAGCTTGGCTTAAATATGTCTAAACTTGTTTGTATAAATGTGGGCCCCTGATTAACTTGTTACCAAATCAAACCATTGGGTAAATCTAGATTTAATTTATGTGTAAATACATAGCctctaagaccatgcgtagtggacAAGATCCTGGGCGTTTTTCCCCCCAATTACGCCTGAAAACACCCTCCCCCCACACCCTCCGGCGTATTTTGCAAAAAACCCCACCGGCGTTGTTTGAATCACGCTAAAAGGGCAAATTTTTGGCCAATCAGAtgagaccatgtgggtttaaagaGATAGAGATGGAGATAGCCGGAATTTTTGCCGGATTCAAGAGGATTTGAGCTTTGTGGTCTGCCGGAATTCTTGCCGGATTTTGTTGCCGGTCAACTGAAGAAGAAGAGTGGGAGTCGCCTATGGTTTTATTTTGTTGTGGTTTTTAAGTTTAAAAGTGGCAAACTAAGCCCCTAtagttttattttaagtttaaaaATGGGCCCCTgtggtttttatttgtttttttatttccattttttttgttatttccgactttttttttaagtttagtcggtttttatttttttttatttctagtattgtaattttttttaatttaatgaagtattttaagtttttaatttaaaaaataaataattgtgtaatgattggatggggcgttattgggcattattctactacaccacttttgcaaaaacgcccaataatgtcCTCATGCTGACTGGACCGCCACATGACAGAAAACACCCCAGAGTGAGGGCATTATTTATCAAATCATTACGCATGGTCTAAGGGTTAGTGACCGATCACCGACATGCTTTTTGAACTTTAACCAACAAAATTTCCCTTGATGATTCATCATGCACTTACTTCAAAGATTAATATATAAGTTTtctttaaaataaaatttatctgtAATATTTAAGAAGTTAAATATTACAGAACTTGCAAATAATTAAAAGGACACTCTAAATCAAAAAAAAGTTCAAGCTAAAATAAATTCAAATGTAAGATAATTTTATACAAAatataaaaagaaagaaaaagctAAGTAGGATGAGGGGTTTCGGGTGAATGAGGGACATGCAGAGGGTCGTAGGATGTCTCGGCAATAAGTGTTGGTGTAACAGTACATTCATGGTCGATTGGAGATCGTTCATTTTTTTCCATATCAACTCCCTCTGTATTTAGTGCCTATTCTTGCGGCCATGTATCTGCTTCCCATGCTGGTGTCTCTGTCAATTTGGTTATGTTTCATGACTCCACTACTTCCAGCTTTCcttttagatgaaataattaagACGTGTttatgtcaaaaaaaaaaaaaaaaaaaaaaaaaaaaacatttcaatCACAATGCAAGTAGTTGACATGcagatttttatttttaaattactATATTTATGATTGATAATTTCCCTTTTTTATGTTcggatttttatttttaaattactATGTTTGTGACTGATATTTTCTTAATAGTGCGTTTGTTATTTTTAAAGGTCTGTAAGACTCATGGCATAGACCACACACCGATGTTACGAATAAAAAACCTAACAAGATTGATAAACTCACATTAAAAGACTACCGCGTTGTAAATTGTTGCCGCGGCGACATCGTGCGGGCATCCTACTAGTATAATAAAATACGTTTTAAATATACAAATGCGTTTTTTATAACCGTTGTTTTTAAATTCATTTGTTTTGTAAACCTTTTTTAAAACCGTCCATTTCTTTCAAAATCATTCATTTTAAATCTTCTATTTTTTGAATTATATCTCTGCAAAACGTAAAGGTAAGAAAGCCTAGAGTCGCCTTGTGGCTTTCTTACCTTTACGTTAGTCCttttaaaatcatttattttttaaacaGTTCATTTTTACCATTCTTTTTAaaattgtttatttattaaacttttttcTAAACAAATCATTTTTTAAACCGTGCATTTTAAAATGGTTCTTTTTTAAAATACTTCATTTTTTAAACTTTGTATTCTATAATTTAATTAAAGTCGTTAGGAAAAAAGAACTTCAAAAAATGAACGATTTTAAAAATCAAAGGAATATAAAAACGAACaattttaaacgaacgaacaacctaaaaaataaaaattaaaaggtGTTAAAAATTAAGTTAATGTATGGTTTTAAAAAGCGAACGATTTCAATTAACAAAAGGTTTAAAAAATAAACGGATTTTGAATAAGCGAACGTTCCAATGAAATGGATGAtttgaaaaatattaaaattCTCATCAATTGTTTGACAAATATTGTTCATTTTTCtaaaatgtttgataaaaatTCTCAAAAAAGGAACGTTCATCTTTTTTCAAATGTTCTATTTCTTTGGACCATTAGTTTGTTTAAAAATTGTTTATTTTTAACCTTTTGTTTATTAAATTGGCCGCTTTTTAAAACCTTACATTTGTTAACTTAACATTCTAAACAATTTGTTTTTTATAAACATCGTTTTtaatattttccttttttttaaaccgCTTATTGTTTAAAATCGTTTGTTTTTAAATTCCTTTGACTTTTAGAATCATTCGTTTTTTAATTCTTTTGATTTTTTGAAATCTTTCATTTTTTTGAAGTTTTGTTCCCTAACAGCTATAAATAAATTATagaataaaaagtttaaaaatgaaTATATTTACAAAAAACGGTTCTAAAAAGCTCAGTTAAAAATAaacgattttaaaaataaatgacttaaaaaaataaattgtttaaaaaataaacgGTTTAAAAATgaacaatttaaaaaaaagatGAACGGTTTTAAAAACAAATGAATTTAAAGACAacatatatgaaaaaaaaaacaaatttttatatttaaaacgtattttattaaataatagttgtgaaaataacaaaattatataaaaaccTAAACAATATCATAAAAGCCTCTTTAATATGAAAAGAACTTTGTAATTTACATAAAGCGCCCTTAATGTGTAAAAGGACCAAAATACCTTTAGACTTAACTGCACAAAAGTATCAATTAGTGTTACGGACCAAAACTATTACGAAATGCACCGTTAAGGTCTAATATGTCAAAAAACCTAaactcccccccccccaagctaaaatgttaaaagttaaacccccaaaaaacctaaaataatcaaaaaaaaaatcaaaaaaaaaaaaatttattttttattttttatgctcaaatcgctacttttagtggtcaaaatttttttttttttaaatttaatttttttggcttcgaaaagtagcgatttttatataaaaaatatttaaaaaaaattatgtgatttttagctatttttaggcattattggttgtgttcacattgattctcgcggttctcgcataagaggtggttctcgcatgatcttctccctatatatattgCGTGAATATTTATATGTTGCGTAATTATTCAATTGTGCGTAATTATGGCGTAGACACACATACGCCCTGCCTAAAATCACGTGCCGCACCCTGGTAGCATCTTTGAACGCTATCTACATTAACTCAGCTATATGTACACGCACATATAATTTCTATAAACTTACTATGTTCAACCGGCTCACCCGTTTCAAGTTGAAGTGTTTGGTTAGCTCGTTTTCATTTTATTACTTCAATTAATCATCCGGTCCGGTTATAAAAACATTACTGTAACACATAAAGTGTCTAGAATTTAGATTTAACTTTTGTCTCCATCCACTCCACCGGACTGTTACTCGGATAGAAACTAGTAAGAAAAAACTTTTTCAGATTCATTTGAAAGAACATGTCGTCCTCATTTAGAATTTGTCCAATTCCTCGTTGAAAGTGTTATTTATTGCAGATGAGTTGTGTTTTACTTTCTTTATTAATTATTTGATTTCTTTCAAATATTTTAACAAAACGACAATAAATACTTAATTGCAGACAAATATCTCTTTATTATTACAATCTGGCATCCTCTCTCCAGATCAAAAATCCTGCCTCTCAGAACAACATACAACTTCTTCTGCATAATGTACAAGCTGATACATCTTCACTACCCTGGATTAAACTCTTTCAGCTCTGGTAAATATTCAGGTTCATGGTTTTAGGCACACACTCTGCATGTGAGAACCCATCATCCTTCTTGGCTTTTGTGAAGTaattaaattttttaaaaatttgtcgttaaaaattttcaaaatattgATTTTATTAAAGGGTTTATTCTCAATTATTTTAGAGCAAGAATCTTCCATTCCAATTCCAAAATTTACACAACTCAATTCTAGAAAACATTCAACCTTTTGTGTCTCAACTCATCCCCATGGAGTTTACTTGTCAAATTTAGCTTTACAAACTcaaaaaagatttataaaaataCAATCTTTTTGGGGGCTTTGATGTTTAATATCTCAAAGGGCAAAAATGGCAACTTTTAGTGGTTTAGAAATTGGTTTGGGGTTTGTATGTGGGTGTGTTCTTTTGGGTTGTGCTGCAGAGGTTTATTATCTTTTATGGTGGAAGAACAGAAGAATTGATATTGAAACTGAAAACAAAAAGTCATCTTTATCTTCTTGTTCTTCCAATTATACCCCTACTCATCTTTCTTGTTGGAAAATACCAAATTCTTCAAAACCCACAAAAACCCATGAAAATTATCAAGATTTAGAGATGGGTATTGTGCAAGATCAGGTTTTTAATGATTCTGAAGAAGAAAGTTTGGATCTTGAACTCATGAGGTTGCATAATCTCCATGGCCCACCAAGGTTCTTGACCACTATTAATGAAGAAACAAAAGAGGATTTGGAGTCAGAAAGGAGTAGAAAAGGttcaagaacaagaagtttgagtGATCTTCTTGTGCAGTTTGATACCCCTCAAGCTTCACCACCAATAAAGGGGTCACAATTTCAAGATTTTGAAAGTTTTCAGTTTAATGGATTGAACATAAATCCTTTGTTTGAAAGTGATGTAAGAAGTTTGAAATCTTCACCACCTCCAACATTTAAGTTCTTGAGAGATGCAGAGGAGaagcttttgaggagattgaaggAATTAGAGGGTGCAAAAGTTGAGATGACTCAACAAAATCATCAAACTGTTTCAAAGGTGATTCCATTGGCTTCTTCACCATCAAAATAGTAAGTAAAATTTGACATGAAAGAGTGAGCATGCAGTAACTAGTTCTTGAAAAgggtaatgtttttttttctttttttcttgatattttttttttaattttttttttcaatttatttGATCTTAGTATCATCAATGTGGATATGCAATAAAATAATAGAAATTTTGTGTATTAGATCTAAGGTGGGAGGGGGAGGTGATTAGATGTTTTCTGTGTAGTTATTTTCATTTTAATAATTAGAAAACACATCTGAACACAAtgataaatttaaaaattttcttttgtcaaaaaaaaaaaataataattctaTAATAATTTGGGGTAGCAATTACTGACCCGACCCGGAAAAAAGGGGTCCGGTTCGGGTTGACACATGTTAAAAACAGTTCGGGTTGACCCGTTAACCGGTTTATGTATTTAGAAGataaactttttttatatatttgttttggtttttttttccGTTTTTCATTTATAGAACATTTTTTCAAGCTAAAATAACTCATTTATACATTAGCAGATGTTGAGATAAACTTTAAAAATCTTTGTATATTTTAGTTCTATACGTAACAAAAAACTTTATATAATGAAACGAAACATGATGATAACAAATTAACAATTAATAGAATTGAGCAAGGGAGCTTCAATTGTCCTTCAAGTTTGTAAATAGTTCACAATAGATTGATTAGACCACTCTTACTGGTGCCATTTTTGTGCGTTTTTTTACAAATAAACGCCCCCAAACGCCCTTGCTTTCGCCCCATGGGCGTTTTTTGATGATTTTAGGCTGCAGCGTTCTTAATTCAACGCCCAATTTCCAATTCTGTAGCCAATCACATACATTCTTGTTTTCTTGTCCAGTCACATGCATTCttccttttaacataatgcccacatTCCCaatacacccattttagaaaaacgccccataaagccctcTTGCCGACTGAAcagccacatggcgcaaaacgcccaagaATGGGGTTTCttccactacgcatggtcttatgGTTAAAAAAAAGTCGGATGGTGATAATTCTTGAAGAAACTAATATCAGAGCAGGGGTGAACCTAGTAAGAAACCAATAACCATGGAAGGCAACTGCCCCATGAAAAAGCATTTTTTAGTGTTATTTATATGTTAAAATCCCAATTCTCCCTATAAAAGTTTGGTTAAGCCTCTCGTAAAA of Helianthus annuus cultivar XRQ/B chromosome 1, HanXRQr2.0-SUNRISE, whole genome shotgun sequence contains these proteins:
- the LOC110906626 gene encoding uncharacterized protein LOC110906626; translation: MATFSGLEIGLGFVCGCVLLGCAAEVYYLLWWKNRRIDIETENKKSSLSSCSSNYTPTHLSCWKIPNSSKPTKTHENYQDLEMGIVQDQVFNDSEEESLDLELMRLHNLHGPPRFLTTINEETKEDLESERSRKGSRTRSLSDLLVQFDTPQASPPIKGSQFQDFESFQFNGLNINPLFESDVRSLKSSPPPTFKFLRDAEEKLLRRLKELEGAKVEMTQQNHQTVSKVIPLASSPSK